The genomic DNA TTCATAGTTGATCGGACGAAAATCCAACCTTTGCGTCGCCCCATCGCCAGCGGAATCCAGACCTGCCCGTTCATGACAATCACTGCATTTCAGCTGTTTACTACCTGAAAGCTGTTTGAGCCGTTCTTCTGGAAGTTCAGGATCTATTTTAGCGAGAATCTCTCCCCCCTTCTCTCCCAGTCCCTGACCATAAGCCAGATGTAACCGATGATTGAATTTGATGTTTCCCGGATCACCGTCTTCGAGTGAAACAAAATGGGGATGAGCCTTCTTCGAGAAATGTTCAATCGACTGCCAGCCATCGGCATGCGGCATTACATTACAGGCAGCATTCTGCTCAACTCCCGCCATTGCTTTCTCAAGGTCCTGATGACAATTCGTGCAGTTTTTATTTCGGACGTCGGTAATGTTATGGTTGCGTCCTCGATGCTCGTGATGACAACTCGCACAACCCTGCTGATCGATGATAGAATGCTGACAGACATGTCCGAGCGATTCCTGATGGCAGGATGTGCAGCGGGCTTCGGTTTTGAATTGGGTCCCCGCAAACGAATTGAAGAAACTGCCTGCATGTTGATCCCGAATGGGATTGAACGGTTCATGACAGACTTCGCACTGATTTTCCCAAGCCGCATGAACCTGACTGATCTCTCCATGATTGGTCGCCCATTTAACGAGAGTTGACCCCTGGAGCCCGTTTGAACGAACTCTACTCCAGTCGACTGAAAGCAGTGTGATGGCTCCCACAAGCAAGACGGAAATCGACAGCAGAAAATGGCGCCATTTTCGAATTGAATCGGACCGACGATAATAATCCGGAGGAATTCGATTGACGCGTGCGCCAGCCGTCTTTCCGGATTTGTCGGTCATGAGATTCTTTTTTAAGGCCATCAAACAGTTGTTTCAGACAAATTTGGTCAATAGATCGCGATCAAGACTCAGTTAATCACAGAATAATAAATTCAGATTCCTTACCAGTAATACAGTCCGAAATAGATGTGCACTCCCAATAATCCAAGCAGTAATACCGTCAATGGGTAATGCACGTATAACCAGAAGTGAAGTAGAAGATGGAGACGGTGTTGATGATGCAGTTCGTTTCGTTCACTGCAAATTTTCTCCAGTTGATCCAGTGTTGCCGTCTGCGTTTCTTCCAACTCCGATCTTACTCTTCGAAATTCTCTTTGCATTCGCACAGGATCCCGCAATGGTGAGAGACCATATTTTTTCAGGCTCAAAAAGTCATCGAGATAGTCTTTGGCGAACTTGACCAGAGGGTGATCTTTCGGAATTGTTTGACGAAAGATCGTAGGAGCAGAAATTGACTTGATATTGCTCGCGCCTGCCCGATTTCGCTTATCGTCCCCTTCAATCAGAAATTGACTTCGCAGTTCTTCATATTCTAACCGTTCCAAATGCAGCAAGTCTCCCTGCATTTTCTCAAATTCAAAATCACGATTCAACTGGCGAATCAGGCCTTCGGCATCGTTACGCAAATGACAGACAACTCTGGGAATTTGTGAATGAATCGTTTCGTGGGGGATCATCCGGTACAACATTGCGGGAACGAACTGCTGCAGAATCAACCCACTGACACCACTGAGAATGACCAGACCAAAGATAACCATGAGTGACGTCGTTAATGGACCACCAAATCTCAAACCACTGTGCATAACAGCGAAGGGAACGCATAATAAACCGAGCCAGATGTGTGCTTTCATCCATGTGGTTGGTTTTCCCAGAATGCGGACGAGCCGTAATTTCTTGCGGAGCCAGAGTAGACTCTCGAAGACAATAATCAGGAACGCTCCAACTCCCAGCAGAAAACAGTAGGGGTCGCTTCCTGTTGGCCAGCTATCAGAACCAGAGACGCGTAACGCGAAAATCACAATACTGATGAGGCCAACCAGCAAGGTCACCAACGCCCACATTCGATGGCCAATCCAATGTGATCGCGTAATGAGCAATTTGACACCTTACTTTTAATGAAACTTAAATACCTGGCAGGAAAATCTCAGTATTAAATTAGTCGTGATCTAAGGCTCGAACCAGAATTGATCCCGGTTTCTTTCCCCAGTCATACTGAGAGTCTACAGGAACAATACCTGAATATTGTCCAATCGGACAGGAAGTGTACAGTGTCCGATGGAGTCGGTCTTCATTTTTCTTCAGAATTTGTGATCTTGAATCTGTGGCAATCCTTTCATCGTGACTCGTAATTGTCTTGAATGACTTGTTGTCGAGATTCCATTTCAAATGGAATGACGGTGTGTCAAATCTCCGATGCTGCGGTGATAAACAACGATCGAAAGATTGTAATTGACCAACGCCAGCAATTCTTCGCGTTGAACGGATAAGAGATTACCACGGGATTCCACCAATTGTTCGATGGTGATTTGCCCTTTGTGATACAGCTTGTTGTAGATATCGAGTTGCTCTTTAAGTAGGTTCGAGCGGGTTAGCTGGGCCTGATAAATTTCGTAACTTTTCCGAACCTGTTCCAGACTCTGGTCGACATCATAGTTGATAATATTCTCGGCTTTTCGAAGTTCTATCATCGCCGATTGGAATTGCAGTTCAGCCCGCTTCAGCAGGGCCTGTTCGCCTCGTTTGCCAAGTTTTCGTTCATAGTTCAGGCCCATCATCCAATTGTGATAATTGCCTGAACTCGCATTCTGAATCGCACCAAAAGCATTTGAATCGAGCCCGGATACTCCAACTCGCCCAACAACATTAATCGATGGTTTTGTCAGGTCTTCAGCCTGCAGTCTCTGAAGTTCAGCGGTCTTGAGTTTTTGACGGGCGATTTTCAGTTCATTTCGATTCTGGAGTGCCTGCTCGCGACTGCTTTCGACATTCAACGCAATGAGATCAGAATTCGGCTCGGCGATCAGTTGACGGGGGATTGAAGTTTGAGACTGGTCGATGCCCATGGTCAGGAAGAGTCTCTGCTCAGCCTCTGATGCTCGTTGCTCAACCTGGGCCAATTCGATTTTCAGTTGTTGAACATAATCAAGGGAGCGGGTCAGGCGAACCATGCTCCCTTCGCCCAGCTTGAGACGAACTTCTTCTTCATGGTGCAAATGTTCGGCATCAGATAATTCCTGTTGGATGAGAGTGAGTTCCTGCTGAAGTTGATAGACCGACCAGTAAGCGGCATGAAGTTCGACAATCAGATCGGTGACCGTTTCCCGAGTCTCATATTTTGAACGCGCCTGATTCAATTTAGCGATCGCAATTGGAGCCTCATTGACATTTTGATTTCGTCCCTGCCAGAGCGGCTGGCTGACGCTCAACGATAAATTTGAAGAGTAAGCCGGGTTCACCAGCAGAAATGAACCAGAAGGATTGTTGTTATTGTAATTGCTCCCGTATGCAAGCCGGGTTTGTGTCCCTGTTTCCCATTTTTTCCCAAAGGCCAGCAGGTCAGGTCCATTCGAATTTCCCAGGTTGGTCGTCGAAATCGTATTTTGTCCCGTTCCTAAAGCATCTATGGCAGAACTAGCCTGCTGATTGACCTGTCTCATATCGAGGTTCGAGGAAAGTGTGGTATCGAACTCAGCCACAGATTCATCGATGAGAGTCTGCTGCATTTCCTGAGAAAGTTGCGCCTGCCTGACCAGTGGATTATTTTCGAGCATCACCTGCAATGCCATAGAGATCGTTAATGCACTTGAAGATGGATGATCCGAATTGGTCGTATAGGCAGCATATTCAATGGCTTCCTCGTCAGTAAGATTCTCCAGAAGTTGCGGTTCGCTTGCGTTGAGCTGAGTAAGATTCGTCTTCTCGTCATTTGCGTGATGATTCTCAGCGGTGGGGACCGTAAGCGGAGTCGCATTTTCAGATATTGCGATGGGGTCAGGTAAAGCAGAGCGAGCAGTTTTCGGAAGTCTTGTGCAGCCGACTCCACTGCAAAGAATCACACAACATGCGTAGCACCAGAAGAACCTGGAAAACTCGAAGCATTTCCAGGCTATGTTCTTAGTGTTGTGAGAGTGAATACAGATCGTCATGGATCAGAAAGGAAACTTGAGGAATTCAGCGGTGCTGGAGAGTGGCAATTCGATTCGACTGACTGCGAATTCTTGAAATCAATAGACGAACGCTCCTTGCACAAAGATGGAAAACAAAGGATCGAGTTGTGGATTATTGACCTGTGCAATCGTGAATGGATCGTATTTGCCATAAAGATCTTT from Rubinisphaera italica includes the following:
- a CDS encoding TolC family protein, which produces MILCSGVGCTRLPKTARSALPDPIAISENATPLTVPTAENHHANDEKTNLTQLNASEPQLLENLTDEEAIEYAAYTTNSDHPSSSALTISMALQVMLENNPLVRQAQLSQEMQQTLIDESVAEFDTTLSSNLDMRQVNQQASSAIDALGTGQNTISTTNLGNSNGPDLLAFGKKWETGTQTRLAYGSNYNNNNPSGSFLLVNPAYSSNLSLSVSQPLWQGRNQNVNEAPIAIAKLNQARSKYETRETVTDLIVELHAAYWSVYQLQQELTLIQQELSDAEHLHHEEEVRLKLGEGSMVRLTRSLDYVQQLKIELAQVEQRASEAEQRLFLTMGIDQSQTSIPRQLIAEPNSDLIALNVESSREQALQNRNELKIARQKLKTAELQRLQAEDLTKPSINVVGRVGVSGLDSNAFGAIQNASSGNYHNWMMGLNYERKLGKRGEQALLKRAELQFQSAMIELRKAENIINYDVDQSLEQVRKSYEIYQAQLTRSNLLKEQLDIYNKLYHKGQITIEQLVESRGNLLSVQREELLALVNYNLSIVVYHRSIGDLTHRHSI